Within the Thalassotalea ponticola genome, the region CGTTTTGAACCTTCTAGATTGGCAATGAAGTTGTACGAGGTTGAATTTTTTATCGAACTTTCAACCCGAGCGGAAGCGGTTAGACCAAGTGATTTATTCACCGGTCCGATCATCGCTTTGTTTTTGTATTCAGTAAAGTCCAAGCCAGCTTGAGCGAATAGCGCCTTAGTGGCATCGAGGGTAAGCCAGCCTTCTAATTGAACGCGGTCTTTGCCGCCATCTTCGTCAAACAAAACGTATTGAGGCCCAGTCCAACCGTTCGTTACCACCGACCAAGGATATGATGCGGGGCCCGTTTCGTGAACAATGATTGCCGCTGCAGCGCCTTGACGGCTGGCTTCTTCGTATTTGTAAGTCCAGCGACCGTAATAGGTCATAGCGCTACCGGTAAACAGACTTGGAATTTGCGACGCATAACCGGGATCGTTGACTAACATAACAACCGTCTTGCCTTTGACATCAATGCCTTGATAATCATTCCAGTTGTATTCAGGGGCGTTGATACCATAACCGACAAAAACGATTTCGCTATTGCTGATCTGTTCTAATTTACTCACGCGCGACGTGCCTAACACCATATCGTCAACGTAGTTAAATGACGTGGTTTTACCGTGTCCTTCAACGGTTAGCACCGTGTCGCCAGATGCTGTTATTTCAGATAACTCAACCGCTTGCAAAAAACTGCCATTATTACCCGGTTGCCAGCCTGCTTGCTTGAATTGTGAGGTCAGGTAATCAAGTACCAGTTTCTCACCCTTTGACGTTGGTAATCTGCCGGCGAACTCATCGGATGCGATAGTTTTAATGTGTTGATGTAATTCGCTTGCTTGAATGTTGTTATAGGCCTGTTCAAAGCTTTTTGCTGTTACCAGCGGACTCGCCACCACGCTGGCGCAAATGCCAGAGATCAGGAGTCGGTTAAACGATTTTGTTACCTGCATAGTTATCCTATTCGTTATTTCACTATTATTAATGCTATGGGGTGCTGTAAACGACAAACAATGTACCGTTTTGAGCGAGCGAAATAAAGTCGCACAGAAAAATTTAGCGCAATTTATCTCGGCCTAAACATATTCTCACATCGCTATGGTAAAGCCGTTTACAATTGAGTAACATGAATTCGATTGTGGTGTAATTAGGTCTTAAGTAATGATTTCAGTAGAAAATCTGAGTAAACAGTTTGCCAGTAAAGGCCAATCGTCATCGACGGGGACACAACGCGATCCACGGGATAAAGGCAATATATTCAAGGCACTAGAGGATGTCAGCTTTCATTGTCAAAAGGGACAAGTACTCGGTTTACTGGGCCCTAATGGCGCAGGTAAAACCACGGCGCTGCGAATTTTATCGACCGCGTTAAAGCCAACGAGTGGGCGGGTTGTTGTCAACGATGTTGATGTTCTCAAGGATCCGTTAGTGGCTAAGCAAAAGATCGGTTTTTTGTCAGGCAAGACCGGCTTATATGGTCGTCTCACCGCGCGTGAAAATATCGAATTCTTTGCCCGTTTACACGGCCTTAGCGATAAGTATTTGCAAGGCGATGCAACAGCCATTTATGAAAAGCTCGCGATTACAGAATATTTGGACAGGCGAGTCGAACATCTGTCTACGGGCATGCAACAAAAAGTATCAATCGCAAGAGCCGTCATTCATCAGCCCGAGGTGTTGGTGTTAGACGAACCGACTACAGGCCTTGATATCATGGCCACGCAAACCATTTTGGAGTTTGTGCAATATATGCGCGATCAAGGCAGTGCGGTTATTTTTTCGACACATCACTTGGACGAAGTATCGCTATTGGCCGATCGAGTGTCGGTGATTTTTCAAGGTCGTTCGTGTTTTGACGGGCCGTTAGCGCAATTTAAAGCAAAAGCCAGCGATGGCGATTTACGCAATGCGTTTCTCAATGTATTAAAGGAATCAAATTAATGTGGCAGGTATACATTAAAGAGCTGATCGAATTGTTACGCGATAAAAAAACGCTGTTTTTTATCATTGCGCTGCCATTGGTGATATTTCCCGTTATTTTTGGTTTTATGGGCTTTTTGGGGGCAAAGGCCGCCATTAGCCACAGCGAAAAACAGGTGCGTTATGTGATCGTTAATGCTGATGCTGCACCCGATTTTGCAGAAGTGTTATTTTATCACAATGACTTTGAGTATATCGATCTGCCATTAACGGATGAAGCCAGTTATCGACAAGCGATACAGAGTGACAAAGTTGATATGGTCATTGTCGTCGATGACAATTTCGCCAGCCGCAACGCCACAGCACAACCATCGACGTGGCAATTATTTTACAACGGCGCCAATATTATTGCAGGTAGTCGATTGAAGTTTGACGATGCACTGCAGCGCTACGTCGAGCGCCTACAGCAGCAACAGTGGCAACAATTTGGCGTTGATTTGAATACCTTTGAAGTGTTTAAACAACCCATTGATATCGAAGAATACGACACCGCCGACGATCGAGAAAGCTTGGGCGAGAAGATTGGCGGTTTTATCCCGTATTTGTTAATTCCGCTGTGTCTAACCGGTGCGATGTATCCGGCAATCGATTTAGGTGCTGGCGAAAAAGAACGCGGCACTATCGAAACTTTGTTACTCACGCCAACTTCGCGATTCTCGCTGGTGATGGGTAAGTTTTTGTGTATATTCACCACCGCCATTATGACCGCGGTGATTACCTTGTTATCGATGTTACTGTGGAGTTTTATCGTCGGTAACGTTATGAGTGTGGCGGAAGTTGAAAACGTATTATCTGCGATCAGCATCACTGATTTTATTATGGTACTGCTTCTACTGATGCCAATATGTGCCATTTTTGCTGCCTTATTGCTGGCTATTTCAATATACGCAAGCAGTTACAAAGAGGCGCAAAACTACATGGGGCCATTGACCATACTGGTGATTTTTCCGGTTATTGTCGGCATGACGCCCGGAATTGTACTAAATAATACTTGGGCTTTGGTGCCAGTTGCCAACGTAGCGTTGGCAATGAAGGAGTTACTCAAAGGTACTATGGACTACGCTTTGTTGGTGCCGATATTTTTGTCAACAGGTGTTTTTGCTGTAGCGTCGATTTGTTTTTGTGTGTACTGGTTTAACAAAGAGTCGGTGTTGTTTCGATAAGTGTTAACGGTGTCATTCCAAAGTATTTGTTCAAAGGCATTTTCTCATTGTTGCCGTTAGAACCAAATCTCTAGTACAAACAACAACACACCCTAGGCCAGCACCAATTTTAGAAAAAATATTGATAAATCGAAAAAATATGGCGAAAGCCACTGTATAAGCGATAATTTTTTGCGTAGAATTATCGCTTTTCTATTTTAGTCTTTTGCAGGCATTACCCAGGCATACCGATTTTGCCTGAGCAATCACATACTCGCGATACATATCGCCCGAGGAGAATATGAATTTAGACGATATCATTTTGCAGGCTGAGCAAGCTGTTCAGGCTGCCACCGATCCAGCAACACTGGATCAAGTCAGGGTAGAGTTCCTTGGCAAGAAAGGGTTATTGACCGAGCAGTTAAAAGGCCTTGGTAAATTGAGCGCTGAAGAGCGTCCGCAAGCGGGGCAGGCGATTAACGTCGCCAAGCAAAAAGTTCAAAAACTTATTTTTACTCGCGGTGAAGTGTTGCGCGAGGAGCAAATCAAAGCGAAGTTGGCCAGTGAAGCCATCGATGTGACCTTGCCGGGCAATACGATGGAATCTGGTGGTCTGCATCCGGTGACAAAAACCATTGAACGCATCGAGTCGTTTTTTGGTGAATTGGGTTTTGCTGTCGCTCAAGGGCCTGAGATCGAAGATGACTTTCATAACTTTGATGCCTTGAACATACCTGCTCATCATCCAGCGCGAGCTGATCATGATACGTTTTATTTCAATCCGAAATTAGTTCTGCGCACGCAAACATCGGGTGTGCAAATTCGCACCATGGAACAGCAGCAACCACCACTGCGGATAATATCTCCAGGTCGTGTCTATCGAAACGATTACGATCAAACTCATACGCCGATGTTCCACCAAGTAGAAGGTTTAATGGTCGATAAAAACGTTAGCTTTACTCACTTGAAAGGTATTTTACACGACTTCTTACACAACTTTTTTGAAGAAGATCTCGAAATTCGTTTTCGCCCGTCATACTTCCCGTTTACTGAACCATCGGCTGAAGTTGACGTGAAGGGCAAAAACGGCAAGTGGCTCGAGGTGCTAGGTTGCGGTATGGTTCATCCTAATGTATTGCGCAGTGTAGGCATTGATCCTGAAGAATACACCGGCTTTGCATTCGGTATGGGGGTTGAGCGATTGAGTATGTTGCGTTATGGCGTAACCGATTTGCGTTCGTTTTTTGAGAACGATCTTAGATTTTTAAAACAGTTCAAATAGGAAGCCCATAACATGAAATTTAGTGAATCTTGGTTAAGAGAGTGGGTTAATCCTGCCATTTCTTCAGACGA harbors:
- a CDS encoding M28 family metallopeptidase, with the protein product MQVTKSFNRLLISGICASVVASPLVTAKSFEQAYNNIQASELHQHIKTIASDEFAGRLPTSKGEKLVLDYLTSQFKQAGWQPGNNGSFLQAVELSEITASGDTVLTVEGHGKTTSFNYVDDMVLGTSRVSKLEQISNSEIVFVGYGINAPEYNWNDYQGIDVKGKTVVMLVNDPGYASQIPSLFTGSAMTYYGRWTYKYEEASRQGAAAAIIVHETGPASYPWSVVTNGWTGPQYVLFDEDGGKDRVQLEGWLTLDATKALFAQAGLDFTEYKNKAMIGPVNKSLGLTASARVESSIKNSTSYNFIANLEGSKRADERILLTGHWDHIGEDSSLDGDTIYNGAHDNATGIAGIIEIAKALASLEQRPERSITVLATTAEEQGLLGSKYYAQNPIYSLKNTVGVLNIDSMNILGRVSDLEVRGLGKSELETYLNAAAKKQNRRLVTETNPAAGSYYRSDHFNFAKVGVPALYAGGGSEPIDEKTKAYRQKVLPKMRACYHQTCDEYNPNWDLSGAEDDAKVHFDVIYQLANSTDWPKWSKNSEFQRPTTQSNKRTEKVE
- a CDS encoding ATP-binding cassette domain-containing protein, whose translation is MISVENLSKQFASKGQSSSTGTQRDPRDKGNIFKALEDVSFHCQKGQVLGLLGPNGAGKTTALRILSTALKPTSGRVVVNDVDVLKDPLVAKQKIGFLSGKTGLYGRLTARENIEFFARLHGLSDKYLQGDATAIYEKLAITEYLDRRVEHLSTGMQQKVSIARAVIHQPEVLVLDEPTTGLDIMATQTILEFVQYMRDQGSAVIFSTHHLDEVSLLADRVSVIFQGRSCFDGPLAQFKAKASDGDLRNAFLNVLKESN
- a CDS encoding ABC transporter permease yields the protein MWQVYIKELIELLRDKKTLFFIIALPLVIFPVIFGFMGFLGAKAAISHSEKQVRYVIVNADAAPDFAEVLFYHNDFEYIDLPLTDEASYRQAIQSDKVDMVIVVDDNFASRNATAQPSTWQLFYNGANIIAGSRLKFDDALQRYVERLQQQQWQQFGVDLNTFEVFKQPIDIEEYDTADDRESLGEKIGGFIPYLLIPLCLTGAMYPAIDLGAGEKERGTIETLLLTPTSRFSLVMGKFLCIFTTAIMTAVITLLSMLLWSFIVGNVMSVAEVENVLSAISITDFIMVLLLLMPICAIFAALLLAISIYASSYKEAQNYMGPLTILVIFPVIVGMTPGIVLNNTWALVPVANVALAMKELLKGTMDYALLVPIFLSTGVFAVASICFCVYWFNKESVLFR
- the pheS gene encoding phenylalanine--tRNA ligase subunit alpha; protein product: MNLDDIILQAEQAVQAATDPATLDQVRVEFLGKKGLLTEQLKGLGKLSAEERPQAGQAINVAKQKVQKLIFTRGEVLREEQIKAKLASEAIDVTLPGNTMESGGLHPVTKTIERIESFFGELGFAVAQGPEIEDDFHNFDALNIPAHHPARADHDTFYFNPKLVLRTQTSGVQIRTMEQQQPPLRIISPGRVYRNDYDQTHTPMFHQVEGLMVDKNVSFTHLKGILHDFLHNFFEEDLEIRFRPSYFPFTEPSAEVDVKGKNGKWLEVLGCGMVHPNVLRSVGIDPEEYTGFAFGMGVERLSMLRYGVTDLRSFFENDLRFLKQFK